The genomic region tgtttctgacctgtgtgtgtgtttctgacctgtgtgtgtgtgtgtgtgtgtgtgtgtgtgtttctgacctgtgtgtgtgtgtgtgtgtgtgtgtgtgtgtgtgtttctgacctgtgtgtgtgtgtgtgtgtgtgtgtgtttctgacctgtgtgtgtgtgtgtgtgtgtttctgacctgtgtgtgtgtgtgtgtgtttctgacctgtgtgtgtgtgtgtgtgtgtgtttctgacctgtgtgtgtgtttctgacctgtgtgtgtgtgtgtgtgtgtgtgtttctgacctgtgtgtgtgtttctgacctgtatgtgtgtgtgtgtgtgtgtctgtgtgtgtgtgtgtgtttctgacctgtgtgtgtgtgtgtgtgtgtctgtgtgtgtgtgtgtgtgtgtgtgtgtatggttctgacctgtgtgtgtgtgtgtatggttctgacctgtgtgtgtatggttctgacctgtgtgtgtgtgtgtgtgtgtgtgtgtgtgtgtatggttctgacctgtgtgtgtgtgtgtgtgtgtgtgtgtatggttctgacctgtgtgtgtgtgtgtgtgtgtgtgtgtatggttctgacctgtgtgtgtgtgtgtgtgtgtgtgtgtgtgtatggttctgacctgtgtgtgtgtgtatggttctgacctgtgtgtgtgtgtgtgtgtgtgtgtttctgacctctgtgcgtgtgtgtgtgtgtgtgtttctgacctgtgtgtgtgtgtgtgtttgtttctgacctgtgtgtgtgtgtgtgtgtgtgtgtgtgtgtttctgacctgtgtgcgtgtgtgtgtgtgtgtatggttctgacctgtgtgtgtgtgtgtgtatggttctgacctgtgtgtgtttgtttctgacctgtgtgtgtgtgtgtgtgtgtgtgtgtgtttgtttctgacctgtgtgtgtgtttctgacctgtgtgtgtgtgtgtgtttctgacctgtgtgtgtgtgtgtgtgtgtgtgtgtgtgtgtttctgacctgtgtgtgtgtgtgtatgtgtgtgtatggttctgacctgtgtgtgtgtgtgtgtgtgtgtgtgtgtttgtttctgacctgtttgtgtgtgtgtttgtttctcacctgtgtgtgtgtgtgtgtttctgacgtgtgtgtgtgtgtgtgtttctgacctgtgtgtgtgtgtgtttgtttctgacctgtgtgtgtgtgtgtgtgtttgtttctgacctgtgtgtgtgtgtatggttctgacctgtgtgtgtgtgtgtgtgtgtgtctgtgtgtgtgtgtgtgtgtgtgtgtgtgtatggttctgacctgtgtgtgtatggttctgacctgtgtgtgtgtgtgtgtgtgtgtgtgtgtgtatggttctgacctgtgtgtgtgtgtgtgtgtgtgtgtgtgtgtatggttctgacctgtgtgtgtgtgtgtgtgtgtgtgtgtatggttctgacctgtgtgtgtgtgtgtgtgtgtgtatggttctgacctgtgtgtgtgtgtatggttctgacctgtgtgtgtgtgtgtgtgtgtgtttctgacctgtgtgcgtgtgtgtgtgtgtgtgtgtgtgtttctgacctgtgtgtgtgtgtgtgtttgtttctgacctgtgtgtgtgtgtgtgtgtgtgtgtgtgtgtgtgtttctgacctgtgtgcgtgtgtgtgtgtgtgtatggttctgacctgtgtgtgtgtgtgtgtgtgtgtgtgtgtatggttctgacctgtgtgtgtttgtttctgacctgtgtgtgtgtgtgtgtgtgtgtgtttgtttctgacctgtgtgtgtgtgtgtgtgtgtgtgtttctgacctgtgtgtgtgtgtgtgtgtgtatggttctgacctgtgtgtgtgtgtgtgtgtgtgtgtatggttctgacctgtgtgtgtgtgtgtgtgtgtgtgtgtgtgtatgtatggttctgacctgtgtgtgtgtatgtatggttctgacctgtgtgtgtgtgtgtgtgtgtgtgtatggttctgacctgtgtgtgtgtgtgtgtgtgtgtgtgtgtgtgtttctgacctgtgtgtgtgtgtgtgtgtgtatggttctgacctgtgtgtgtgtgtgtttgtttctgacctgtgtgtgtgtgtgtgtgtgtgtgtgtgtgtgtgtgtgtgtttctgacctgtgtgtgtgtgtgtgtggttttgacctgtgtgtgtgtgtgtgtgtgtgtgtgtgtttctgacctgtgtgtgtgtgtgtgtatggttctgacctgtgtgtgattggttgcttttaGCCGATCAGTAACGCTGACTTCATCGTTCCGGTGGAGATCGAGGGAACCACACACCAGGTACACAACCTTGACATTCATTACCTCAGATATTACCACAgcagtgtaaataaaaataagaaataacttgtttattttattaatctgaTGAGATCAGtgataaacagattaatgttaaCAGTAATATTTATATTCTGCAGGATTAATGCTGAAAAATgctaaaaatagattttaaatagttttttttattcagtcttTTTATAATAAGagtataaatataaagtgtataaatattttgttcagaattttaatgttttctctttttcagtgTTTAAGTGATTTCTGTAAACCTTATCATGTATTGTTGGCAGCTTGTCAAATAACCTGTATATGATGATGTGTagctgtatagtgtgtgtgtgtgtgtgtgtgtgtgtgtgttgggggggtgtTTAGTGTTCTCAGTGTGTTTTGGCTTCAGCCGGGTTCAAGTAATCCAGGATAGGCTGGACGTCACACACACCGCCTATTTTTGATTACTTGTTTCCGGAGGCGGTCGAGCGTCAGCGTGGGACACGGCGGCCATGTTTATTCTGTGAGAGCCGGCCAATAGGAGGCGCTCTGAGGGGTCACGTTCACACTGTGGCGTCTATTCTGACACGAACGTTCCAGTGATCTCACCTGtcctgtgtgtaagtgtgccgagataacgtgtgtgtgtgtgtgtgtgtgtgtgtgtgtgtgtgcaggtgtacGTCCTGAAGCGGCCGCATGTGGATAAATTCCTCCAGCGGATGGGAGAGATGTTCGAGTGTGTACTGTTCACCGCCAGCCTTGCTAAAgtacacactaaactacacatatacacacacacacacacacacacacacactaaacacatcagtggtctgtaacacactctgatttattctctgtgtgtgtgtgtgtgtgtcagtacgCTGACCCGGTTACAGATTTACTGGACCAGTGTGGAGTTTTCCGAGCGAGACTGTTCCGGGAGTCCTGTGTTTTCCATCATGGCTGTTATGTTAAAGATCTGAGTCGACTCGGACGCCGGCTCAACAAAACCCTTATCCTGGACAACTCTCCTGCGTCCTACATCTTCCACCCTGAAAacgctgtgagtgtgtgtgtgatttcgtgtgtgtgtgtgttttttgtgggtgtgagagtgaatgagtgtgtgtgagtgagagttaatgtgtgtgagagtgggtgtgtgatttcgtgtgtgtgtgtgtgtttatttagattttatttttcttccagtTTTGTGAATGAATCCTGTTATAACGCTGTAATACTCTCAGGCTGCCAGTAGACGGCGCTGTTAGAAAGGCAGAAATGCatcaaaacagcacagaaagctgaaacactgaaagtctaataaaataactaataactaaTTAATCATGCAGTGACTGATTACTCTAATTAAACTAATTAattgaatttctttattttatttggatttattttcacatgtggCTCATTTCAGCAGCAGAtgctttaatgtttaataatgtaaTACTGTACTAAACTCTTctatgtattattataataaaaaggacattaatgtgttttataaagatataaatatttagCTTCTGATTCATGCGTAAATAACAAATCTGTAGACtaaaaacaggaataaaactgacagctgaaaataataataatgataataataataataataataataataataataataataataatcatatttatgaaaaaataataaattaaaatgtagaATTTTCTTGCTATTTCATcattgatattttaaaaataaataaaacataataatgaaatagaatgttagtgtttaaATCTTCTCAGATCTTCAGGTGTTAAATCTGATGTAAGCTCAAGGTTGAGACCTGGAGGAGAAAGTCCTGTATGAAAGTGAGGAGGTGTGGATGCTGCTCTCATGCCCTTGGTGCTGGTGTTTCAGGTCCCTGTGCTGTCCTGGTTTGATGACGTGGAGGACACGGAGCTGCTGAACTTACTGCCCGTGTTCGAGGAGCTGAGCGGCGCCGAGGACGTCTACGCAAAACTGCGTCAGCTCCGAGAGCCGTGACCTTCCTCCTCACACCTCAGGCTCGAAACCTCCCGACCTCAAAACCTCGCCtttacacaacctcacacatgCCTTAACCTGTCtgagaacacaacacacacaccactgagagAACCTCGgtgtcttcatcttcatcattgtGTTTCAGCATTCTGTGATGTCTAATGAGAAATTCAGATGATGAAACTTTtctaaaggggaaaaaaaagaaccaaacactaaaacactccacatatatacacacacacacacacacacacacacaccatatcagTCACTTCTCAGGTTTAAACTTGTTACCCAAATTTTATTCCAAAATTATTTCAGTTCTTTTAAAATCTAACTAATGAACTTTTTCCCttctgcgcacacacacacacacacacacacacacacacacacaacgcatgGTCTGATTTGAGTTGTTCGGTTTTAATTCAGTTTCAATTTAAAGACTGAGATTAAAAAATCCTACATTTCTGCACAAACTCATAGAGCAGAACTTCACCTCAAATCATTagaattattttatatcatttctaTCTAAACTTTTATAAACATCATTTCCACAAATtctcctgattttttttccattttaaatctCTGAGCTGTttacatttaattcagttttaatgttttattcctgcAGAAActcagtgttgttgtttttaagccTTTAATGACGAGATTCTGTTTAAACCtccttctttttattctctttatttttggaCAAAGACACGGTTTTAGTTGTTGTAGAATTATTAAAAAGTAGAATTATTTTTATGCAATCATAGAAACCATTATCCaaaaaaatttctttaaaaaaaaaaaaaaaaaaaaaaaagatatcagCTTTACCAAagtttctgtgattttttttttttttttttatgttagttTTCCATGAATAAAGGTGTTAATGATCTCGGAGCTGAATAAACTCTAAACACATTCTAAACAGTCATAAGGTCAGAGTTCTGGTGTGAAGGTCAGCTGGTGTGGACCATGAGGAACGTTTCTGCTGGTCAGAGGAGCTTTTATACACTAAACCAAATAAAAACCCAAGCATCGTTTTGTGTTTGAGTCTTGTAGCGGTTTTATAATTGGAGGCTGATGTGGAGTTCTTGCtttaaaatcattataaatcgtttttatttttaatttttcactgAGGTTCTTCATCCTTTCTACTGAATGCTGGAAGAAATCTGACCAGTCATGTGATTTTACTCCAGGAACAAAGTGTTTATCCCAGAGTAGCTCTGAAGCTAATGTAGTTAAGACATAATGGAAGCGAATGGTCTCCAGGTTAACACAGTGTGCTAACagtgcgcacgcacacacacacacacacacacacactataacactgtAACTCATTTCAGCATTCCGTTATTAAAGTTTTCACCAGTTTTAGCTGAACTCACtgccttatttttttatttttacttttccaACATGATGTTCTCTTATTTCTCAGTAAAATTTATTCTTTCCATTTTGA from Hemibagrus wyckioides isolate EC202008001 linkage group LG21, SWU_Hwy_1.0, whole genome shotgun sequence harbors:
- the ctdsp2 gene encoding carboxy-terminal domain RNA polymerase II polypeptide A small phosphatase 2, which produces MESSVITQVQREDLQLPSKTGQVIKSSPKKPRSRNIFKALFCCLHAHDAAQTTLPSHDALLPAEENGSITKVCESSLLPDVTPEDEGKICVVIDLDETLVHSSFKPISNADFIVPVEIEGTTHQVYVLKRPHVDKFLQRMGEMFECVLFTASLAKYADPVTDLLDQCGVFRARLFRESCVFHHGCYVKDLSRLGRRLNKTLILDNSPASYIFHPENAVPVLSWFDDVEDTELLNLLPVFEELSGAEDVYAKLRQLREP